From a region of the Methanolinea sp. genome:
- a CDS encoding DUF371 domain-containing protein: protein MRETRATIRCRGHSNVTARHPTTFEITCEGHLSCRGDCIIGIGAETGASGLPPAFAQTLANDGAVLITRLCCREYCVTITSQGSGAITLDHPTDLVWRKSSYVCGRTVGIRSDTAAQDLPRGLIEYLQDGADLVVEMTARLT, encoded by the coding sequence ATGCGAGAGACTCGTGCAACAATACGGTGCCGGGGACACTCAAACGTGACTGCCCGGCATCCGACAACATTCGAAATAACCTGTGAGGGGCACCTCTCCTGCAGGGGGGACTGCATCATCGGGATCGGTGCCGAGACGGGTGCATCCGGCCTCCCGCCCGCCTTCGCCCAAACCCTTGCCAACGATGGCGCGGTCCTGATCACCCGCCTCTGCTGCAGGGAGTACTGCGTCACGATTACGTCTCAGGGGAGCGGGGCTATAACTCTTGACCACCCGACCGACCTCGTCTGGCGCAAGAGCAGTTACGTCTGCGGGAGAACGGTCGGCATCCGCTCCGATACAGCAGCCCAGGACTTGCCAAGGGGGCTCATAGAATATCTGCAGGACGGGGCGGACCTGGTAGTGGAGATGACTGCCCGGTTAACGTGA
- a CDS encoding thioredoxin family protein, with protein MIRILSFFQEGCMACHEQEPINREVEKALSVPIEPLNPLKERSYIEKYSLRVTPTTLILKDGQVVERFEGVVHREQLEDAIKKYL; from the coding sequence ATGATTCGCATACTCTCATTCTTCCAGGAAGGATGCATGGCCTGCCACGAGCAGGAGCCGATCAACCGCGAAGTGGAGAAAGCGCTTTCCGTGCCTATCGAACCGCTCAATCCCCTGAAGGAACGGTCCTATATAGAGAAGTATTCCCTCCGCGTGACCCCCACGACGCTCATCCTCAAAGACGGGCAGGTGGTTGAGCGGTTCGAAGGAGTCGTCCATCGCGAGCAGCTCGAGGACGCAATTAAAAAATACTTATAG
- a CDS encoding TIGR00297 family protein, whose protein sequence is MSSELGDRLAAILALSFVLIAPAVQPPWVLSIMILLFSSLLFLIKKTRFLALALVPIAILYGLSLLPLLVFSCTFTIMVTGELAFRWGAGRLQSYVAYSVSAFIGCLLVMVYLEEYVPLVILFGVVVALLLKAIVREREDALLIEALGIAMTMGLIYDLNYQADMMLIAAAVIVAFAFGYFSYRTKTADVSGLFSGALVGMILIVFADIRWFLVMLAFFIMGSVSTRYRFYEKELMGVEQTKGGARGYLNVFSNGIVAAASAVLWGISGNPLFAALFVGSVATAAADTLASEIGVIAGEPYLITDFSRVPPGTNGGVTVLGETVAFFGALILSLLACIMGVIPMAFVAAVTAGGFLGTNIDSVIGAVFENRGVIGNAGTNFVATAGGGLCALLLSLPVAG, encoded by the coding sequence ATGTCGAGCGAGCTCGGGGACAGGCTTGCGGCCATACTCGCCCTCTCGTTTGTACTGATTGCTCCAGCTGTCCAACCCCCCTGGGTTCTCTCCATCATGATCCTCCTCTTCTCATCGCTCCTTTTCCTCATAAAGAAGACCAGGTTCCTGGCCCTTGCCCTGGTCCCCATCGCTATCCTTTACGGGCTCTCCCTCCTCCCCCTTCTCGTTTTTTCCTGCACGTTCACCATCATGGTCACGGGAGAGCTGGCCTTCAGGTGGGGGGCCGGCAGGCTCCAGTCCTACGTTGCCTACAGCGTTTCAGCGTTTATCGGGTGCCTGTTGGTGATGGTCTACCTGGAAGAGTACGTACCGCTGGTTATCCTGTTCGGCGTGGTGGTGGCCCTCCTCCTGAAAGCTATTGTCAGGGAGCGGGAGGATGCCCTGCTGATCGAGGCGCTCGGGATTGCAATGACCATGGGCCTGATATACGACCTGAACTACCAGGCGGACATGATGCTGATTGCCGCCGCGGTCATTGTAGCCTTTGCCTTCGGGTACTTCTCCTACCGTACCAAAACTGCTGATGTAAGCGGTCTCTTCTCCGGTGCGCTGGTGGGGATGATCCTGATCGTTTTCGCTGATATCAGGTGGTTCCTGGTCATGCTTGCCTTCTTCATCATGGGCTCGGTCAGCACCCGCTACCGGTTTTACGAGAAAGAGCTGATGGGCGTCGAGCAGACAAAAGGAGGGGCACGGGGTTACCTCAACGTGTTTTCGAACGGGATTGTGGCGGCGGCCTCCGCCGTCCTCTGGGGGATCTCCGGCAACCCCCTGTTTGCCGCCCTGTTTGTTGGTAGCGTGGCAACCGCCGCAGCAGATACACTTGCCAGCGAGATCGGCGTCATCGCTGGTGAGCCCTACCTGATTACCGACTTCTCGCGGGTGCCTCCCGGGACGAACGGCGGCGTGACAGTTCTTGGCGAGACCGTTGCCTTCTTCGGCGCACTTATCCTGTCCCTCCTTGCCTGTATCATGGGGGTGATCCCGATGGCGTTTGTTGCCGCAGTGACTGCTGGCGGATTCCTGGGAACCAACATCGACAGCGTAATCGGGGCGGTATTCGAGAACCGGGGGGTAATTGGAAACGCCGGAACTAACTTTGTCGCAACAGCAGGAGGAGGGCTTTGTGCACTCCTCCTTTCCCTCCCGGTTGCCGGTTAA
- a CDS encoding zinc ribbon domain-containing protein translates to MERFLYCPECGRDVEHTILSNARQLRVRCDVCGNVHLVEPAKEKPPIRVKAIVSEERVSRTCAIELVHGEICGIGDRHIAECGEDYIGVEISAIDRGVQRVRRARAQDITTLWTRKIEEVLVRVSVHDGRKTIPLVLEVSGEEPFVVGEVYRQGNRRFRIAHMKLRDGATLRKEGQKAIARRLKRMYGYQL, encoded by the coding sequence ATGGAAAGATTCCTCTATTGCCCGGAGTGCGGGCGCGATGTTGAGCATACGATACTCTCGAACGCACGGCAACTGCGGGTCAGATGTGACGTGTGCGGGAACGTCCACCTGGTCGAACCTGCGAAGGAGAAGCCTCCGATCCGGGTCAAGGCCATCGTCAGTGAAGAGAGGGTTTCCCGGACCTGCGCTATCGAGCTTGTGCACGGTGAGATCTGCGGGATCGGCGACCGCCACATTGCGGAGTGCGGGGAAGACTACATCGGGGTGGAGATATCTGCCATTGATCGGGGAGTTCAGCGGGTGCGTAGGGCCCGGGCGCAGGATATCACCACGCTCTGGACCCGGAAGATCGAGGAGGTGCTGGTCAGGGTCTCGGTCCATGACGGGAGAAAGACCATCCCCCTCGTGCTGGAGGTCTCGGGCGAGGAACCGTTCGTGGTCGGTGAGGTGTACCGGCAGGGGAACCGGAGGTTCCGGATCGCGCACATGAAGCTCCGGGACGGCGCAACGCTCCGGAAAGAAGGGCAGAAGGCGATTGCCCGGCGTTTGAAGCGGATGTACGGATACCAGCTATAA
- a CDS encoding sugar phosphate isomerase/epimerase: MVRLAVSSMFFHEYPLGEIFDFVAEAGLDTLEFWIETPHFWLREQPVDELTNCMQAHPGFSPLVIHAPVLDLNPCSINPRVAEVSVRYTLAAVEMAELVGADVLTVHPGRRTAKRQPSAPDFRRFEYYIRSLRGAVQGKRVRIAIENMERKVNSLLCSPEMVREVLDREPWLWFTLDVSHALGQSVEEVFSYIDLCSDRLATVHLGNARGTTMHLPVSGSHRIAAVLHRLDDAGFSGTITLEIEDLNFDHDLSPEEKILFLREQAAYIRSLVS, translated from the coding sequence ATGGTACGGCTTGCAGTCTCGAGCATGTTCTTTCACGAGTACCCGCTCGGCGAGATATTCGATTTTGTGGCCGAGGCGGGGCTGGATACACTCGAATTCTGGATTGAGACACCCCATTTCTGGCTCCGGGAGCAGCCGGTCGACGAACTTACCAACTGCATGCAGGCCCATCCCGGTTTTTCACCTCTTGTCATACACGCACCTGTTCTTGATCTCAACCCCTGCTCGATCAACCCCAGGGTGGCCGAGGTATCAGTGCGGTATACCCTTGCCGCAGTGGAGATGGCCGAGCTGGTCGGTGCCGATGTGCTTACCGTGCATCCCGGCAGGCGCACGGCAAAGCGGCAGCCAAGTGCTCCCGATTTCCGGAGGTTCGAATACTATATCAGGAGCCTCCGTGGTGCCGTGCAGGGAAAACGGGTCAGGATTGCCATCGAGAATATGGAGCGGAAGGTCAATTCTCTCCTCTGCTCACCGGAAATGGTCCGGGAGGTCCTCGACCGGGAACCCTGGCTCTGGTTCACCCTCGATGTCTCCCATGCCCTGGGACAATCGGTGGAGGAGGTCTTCTCCTACATCGACCTCTGCAGCGACCGGCTGGCAACCGTGCACCTGGGAAACGCACGTGGGACAACCATGCACCTCCCGGTCAGCGGGAGTCATCGGATCGCCGCAGTCCTTCACCGGCTTGACGATGCCGGCTTTTCCGGCACCATTACTCTTGAAATCGAAGACCTGAACTTCGACCATGACCTCTCGCCCGAAGAAAAGATCCTTTTTCTCCGGGAACAGGCAGCATACATCCGCTCGCTCGTTTCGTGA
- a CDS encoding Hsp20/alpha crystallin family protein yields the protein MVYRRRYPFWWTWRDFDELMTEMENRFWGPSGRLLPAGGIADRMLPALRGEFRVDVREHDDEIIVVADLPGVEKEDVTVTLVNPSTLEISSERKAEKEEKEEGYYMRERVSGSLCRTVALPHDVTDSGATASFKNGVLEVRLKKIEIRRGSSIKVD from the coding sequence ATGGTATATCGGAGAAGATACCCGTTCTGGTGGACATGGCGGGATTTCGATGAACTCATGACCGAGATGGAGAACCGGTTCTGGGGCCCGTCCGGCAGGCTCCTCCCAGCCGGAGGTATCGCCGATCGTATGTTGCCCGCACTCCGCGGCGAATTCCGGGTCGATGTCCGTGAGCATGATGATGAGATAATCGTGGTCGCTGACCTCCCTGGGGTCGAGAAAGAGGATGTTACCGTCACGCTGGTCAACCCGTCAACTCTCGAGATCTCATCGGAACGAAAGGCTGAAAAGGAGGAAAAAGAGGAAGGTTACTATATGCGGGAGCGGGTCTCCGGCTCACTCTGCCGTACCGTCGCCCTCCCCCATGACGTCACCGATTCAGGCGCTACAGCATCCTTCAAAAATGGCGTCCTTGAAGTCCGCCTGAAAAAGATCGAGATACGGCGCGGATCATCCATCAAGGTGGATTAG
- the xseA gene encoding exodeoxyribonuclease VII large subunit yields MEWYQQRISQERREHGIEIYRVSEISSIISSVLDDGRLQDIWIRGEVTNFKPHASGHRYFSLGERKDAGTSALIQCVMWRSDAERLGFPLKDGIDVIAFGSIGHYAPQGRYQFYARDLRHAGEGEKHLLVEKWKAELAAEGIFDAGRKKELPRFPARIGVVTSETGAVLQDIRNVIARRFPLEIVVSPTAVQGDHAHLEIARALEKIDGHVDVIIIGRGGGSFEDLFPFSHPLVVRAIACCTTPVVSAIGHETDFTLADFAADVRAPTPSAAAELVVQDRAALMEGLGLFRKRLGSSLVSRLDQAVREISDLRSRIAPGRMERWIADRRQDCAMMAERLARTALTRIEREQLILSGLSARLSGRNPLALLERGYCILEKEGKTVRSVHGLSGGDILGIRMRDGRLEVQVRGVTHDKNL; encoded by the coding sequence ATGGAATGGTACCAGCAGCGAATCAGCCAGGAACGGAGGGAGCACGGCATCGAGATCTACCGTGTCTCGGAGATCTCATCGATCATATCCTCTGTTCTCGATGACGGCCGGCTGCAGGATATCTGGATACGGGGCGAGGTCACCAATTTCAAGCCCCATGCCTCCGGCCACCGCTACTTTTCGCTCGGTGAGCGGAAGGACGCAGGCACTTCCGCCCTCATCCAGTGCGTGATGTGGCGATCCGATGCAGAACGGCTCGGTTTCCCGCTGAAGGACGGTATCGATGTTATCGCCTTTGGCTCAATCGGCCACTATGCACCACAGGGGCGGTACCAGTTCTACGCCCGCGACCTTCGCCATGCCGGGGAAGGTGAGAAACACCTCCTGGTCGAAAAATGGAAAGCCGAGCTTGCGGCGGAGGGGATTTTTGATGCAGGTCGGAAGAAAGAGCTGCCCCGCTTTCCCGCCCGTATCGGTGTGGTGACTTCGGAGACCGGTGCCGTGCTCCAGGATATCAGGAATGTGATAGCGCGACGGTTCCCACTTGAGATTGTGGTTTCTCCGACAGCGGTACAGGGTGATCATGCGCACCTTGAAATCGCCCGTGCCCTGGAAAAAATTGACGGCCATGTCGATGTAATCATCATCGGGCGGGGCGGCGGGAGTTTCGAGGATCTCTTCCCCTTCAGCCATCCCCTTGTTGTCCGGGCAATCGCCTGCTGCACGACACCCGTGGTGAGCGCTATCGGCCACGAGACCGATTTCACTCTCGCCGATTTTGCTGCCGATGTCCGGGCTCCAACCCCGTCCGCTGCTGCAGAGCTGGTGGTGCAGGACCGGGCGGCCCTCATGGAGGGGCTCGGGCTGTTCCGGAAACGCCTGGGTTCGTCCCTTGTCTCGCGGCTCGACCAGGCTGTCAGGGAGATCTCCGATCTCCGTTCACGAATCGCCCCCGGCCGGATGGAACGGTGGATCGCCGATCGGCGCCAGGACTGCGCCATGATGGCCGAACGCCTCGCGCGGACGGCCCTGACCAGGATTGAACGTGAGCAACTCATCCTGTCCGGGCTCTCAGCCCGGCTCTCGGGAAGAAATCCCCTCGCCCTGCTGGAACGCGGCTACTGCATCCTTGAAAAAGAAGGAAAGACAGTCCGGAGCGTGCACGGGTTATCCGGGGGCGATATCCTTGGGATACGGATGAGAGACGGCAGGCTTGAGGTACAGGTGCGGGGAGTAACACATGACAAAAACCTATGA
- the xseB gene encoding exodeoxyribonuclease VII small subunit, whose product MTKTYEELISELKEIIRKIEDNETGLDESIALYERGALIINQCEELLASAELKISMLGRD is encoded by the coding sequence ATGACAAAAACCTATGAAGAGCTGATCAGCGAGCTGAAAGAGATCATAAGGAAGATCGAGGACAACGAGACCGGCCTTGATGAGAGTATTGCTCTCTATGAGCGGGGAGCGCTTATCATCAACCAGTGCGAGGAGCTCCTCGCATCGGCCGAACTCAAGATATCCATGCTGGGACGCGACTGA
- a CDS encoding redox-regulated ATPase YchF produces the protein MITLALAGKPNCGKSTFFRAATMAPAEIANYPFTTINANFGVAYFRAVCPCRSLSLTCESCQDGVRFVPVNLVDVAGLVPDAHKGRGLGNQFLDNLRQADAILHILDASGSTDSEGNPVDMGSHDPMEDIMFLEFEMAMWVYGIIDKHWTRLQRQAQSKSHSIHRALSEVLTGLKISPEDVRDAEGAAGIDLAHTDSEGLKGFCREIVRISKPMVAVGNKVDQAPGAMIDHLKKSRLIFATAAGELALRNAAAAHLIRYLPGDPAFTILDEKALSPQQKAGLAMIERVMEAFGGTGVQQAIDHAIREILGLIVVYPVEDEHKFSDSRGRVLPDAFLMKRGSTPRDLAFMVHTDIGKGFLYAVDARTSMRVKDTHELKDSDIIRIVSTAK, from the coding sequence ATGATCACGCTAGCCCTTGCGGGGAAGCCGAATTGCGGGAAGTCCACCTTTTTCCGGGCAGCCACCATGGCTCCCGCGGAGATCGCCAACTACCCGTTCACCACCATCAACGCCAACTTCGGGGTGGCCTATTTCAGGGCGGTCTGTCCGTGCAGGAGCCTCTCGCTCACCTGCGAAAGCTGCCAGGATGGCGTCAGGTTCGTCCCTGTCAATCTCGTTGATGTGGCCGGGCTGGTTCCTGACGCCCACAAGGGGCGGGGGCTCGGTAACCAGTTCCTGGACAATCTCAGGCAGGCAGATGCCATCCTCCACATCCTCGATGCCAGCGGTTCGACCGATAGTGAAGGGAACCCTGTCGATATGGGAAGCCACGACCCCATGGAGGATATCATGTTTTTAGAATTCGAGATGGCGATGTGGGTTTACGGTATCATCGACAAGCACTGGACAAGGCTGCAGCGGCAGGCGCAGTCGAAGTCGCACTCCATCCACCGGGCACTCTCGGAAGTGCTGACCGGGCTGAAGATATCCCCCGAGGATGTACGCGATGCTGAAGGTGCGGCCGGAATCGACCTTGCCCATACCGATTCCGAAGGGCTCAAGGGATTCTGCCGGGAAATTGTCCGTATCAGTAAGCCCATGGTCGCGGTTGGAAACAAGGTTGACCAGGCCCCGGGAGCGATGATCGATCACCTGAAGAAGAGCCGGTTGATCTTTGCAACAGCTGCCGGGGAGCTAGCGCTCCGGAACGCTGCGGCTGCACACCTCATCCGCTATCTCCCCGGCGACCCCGCCTTCACCATCCTGGACGAGAAAGCACTCTCCCCCCAGCAAAAGGCCGGTCTGGCCATGATAGAAAGAGTCATGGAGGCGTTCGGCGGGACAGGGGTCCAGCAGGCCATCGACCATGCCATCCGGGAAATTCTCGGCCTGATTGTCGTCTATCCGGTCGAGGATGAGCACAAGTTCTCCGATAGCAGGGGCCGTGTCCTGCCGGATGCCTTCCTGATGAAGCGCGGCTCAACTCCCCGGGATCTTGCGTTCATGGTCCATACCGACATCGGGAAAGGATTCCTCTATGCCGTCGATGCCCGGACGTCAATGCGGGTCAAGGATACCCACGAGCTCAAAGACAGTGACATCATCCGGATTGTCAGCACCGCGAAATAA
- a CDS encoding NDP-sugar synthase, with the protein MCGGEGTRLRPLTFERPKPCIPIVNRPSIQHLVSHLSDLGFTDVVITLGYLGAAIEEALGDGSLFGVEITYVHEKTKLGTAGSVRNAREFLDGQDFLVVGGDHVTDIDLLEFYREHRRERPMVSIGLISIDDPSEYGIAEIDVSYTIRRFKEKPGPGEIFSNLASTGIYVCSPDIFSFIPPDTKFDFARDLFPLLMAEGHRLQAWLARGNWTDVGSPASLRQAQRWKLDELSFSSFMGDISITGGQITGPVMFGTAVTIGRNCRITGPVAIGSGTSIENDVLIGPYTSIGENCTIRSRAKIFSSHIHNGVTLGRDSTASGSIIDNGTRIGEFCSVENDTVIGPRVEIRDRSVIHSKTRIWPDVVVPKESVVSEHLLNDNYDTRTAGS; encoded by the coding sequence ATGTGCGGGGGTGAGGGCACCCGGTTGCGCCCCCTCACCTTTGAGCGGCCAAAACCCTGCATCCCCATCGTTAACCGGCCGTCAATCCAGCACCTGGTCTCGCATCTCTCTGACCTCGGATTCACCGACGTGGTTATCACGCTAGGCTACCTTGGCGCTGCGATTGAGGAAGCACTTGGTGACGGATCCCTCTTTGGCGTGGAAATCACCTATGTCCATGAGAAAACCAAGCTTGGTACTGCCGGAAGCGTCCGGAACGCCCGTGAATTCCTTGACGGCCAGGATTTCCTGGTGGTTGGCGGGGACCACGTGACCGATATCGACCTGCTCGAATTCTACCGGGAGCACCGGAGGGAGCGGCCGATGGTGTCCATCGGTTTGATCAGTATCGACGATCCCTCCGAGTACGGCATCGCCGAGATCGATGTCAGCTACACGATCAGGAGGTTCAAAGAGAAGCCGGGTCCCGGCGAGATATTCAGCAACCTTGCCAGTACCGGCATCTATGTCTGCAGCCCGGATATCTTCTCGTTCATCCCGCCCGATACAAAGTTCGATTTCGCCCGCGACCTCTTCCCGCTGCTTATGGCAGAAGGTCACCGGCTCCAGGCCTGGCTTGCACGGGGCAACTGGACCGATGTCGGCAGCCCGGCGTCCCTGCGCCAGGCCCAGCGATGGAAGCTTGATGAGCTGTCATTTTCCAGTTTCATGGGGGACATCTCGATCACTGGTGGCCAGATCACCGGACCGGTGATGTTTGGAACTGCAGTTACCATCGGCAGGAACTGCCGGATCACCGGACCGGTGGCCATTGGATCAGGGACCAGCATCGAGAACGATGTCCTGATCGGGCCATATACAAGTATCGGCGAGAACTGCACCATCCGGAGCCGTGCAAAGATATTCTCCTCACACATCCATAACGGGGTCACCCTCGGCCGGGACAGCACGGCGAGCGGGAGCATCATCGACAATGGCACGAGAATCGGCGAATTCTGTTCTGTCGAGAACGATACGGTAATCGGCCCCCGGGTGGAGATAAGGGACCGGTCGGTGATTCACTCAAAGACCAGGATCTGGCCGGATGTTGTGGTTCCCAAGGAAAGCGTTGTCAGTGAACACCTCCTGAACGATAACTACGATACCCGGACTGCCGGCTCCTGA
- a CDS encoding CBS domain-containing protein, producing MDKKKVRDYMTYEVVTVDVHGTVRDVMDKIRDSGHDGFPVVKGREVVGYIAARDFLFRPPDTPVKDMMSRHLIVADPDMSINDAARVIFRSGIQKLPVVDQDNRLIGIISNSDVIRSQIEHVSPEKVFSFIATLNKLHGINPELKREVVDIDQLIPTQSRIYEDELEGRIYEIRKGLAEPLIVIRRPGRLILVDGHHRAIAAKKLGIQALDSYVIEVNESIELGLERTAKAMNLHSLDDIQVLDYARHPLVAITHRLVKRS from the coding sequence ATGGATAAAAAAAAGGTCAGGGACTACATGACCTATGAAGTCGTGACGGTTGATGTCCATGGAACGGTCCGGGATGTCATGGACAAGATCCGGGACTCCGGGCACGACGGATTTCCGGTGGTGAAAGGGAGAGAGGTTGTTGGATATATCGCCGCCCGGGACTTCCTCTTCAGGCCTCCTGATACCCCTGTCAAGGATATGATGTCGCGCCACCTCATCGTTGCCGACCCCGATATGAGCATCAACGATGCCGCACGAGTCATCTTCCGGTCCGGTATCCAGAAACTCCCGGTCGTTGACCAGGATAACCGCCTGATCGGGATCATCTCCAATTCCGATGTCATCCGGTCCCAGATCGAGCATGTCTCTCCTGAAAAAGTCTTCTCCTTCATTGCCACCCTGAACAAGCTCCATGGGATAAACCCCGAGCTTAAACGCGAAGTGGTCGATATCGATCAGCTCATACCCACACAGTCACGGATTTATGAAGATGAGCTCGAAGGTCGTATCTACGAGATCAGGAAAGGGCTTGCCGAGCCGTTGATCGTGATCCGGCGCCCAGGAAGACTCATCCTGGTAGACGGCCATCACCGGGCGATTGCCGCGAAAAAACTGGGCATACAGGCGCTTGATTCCTATGTGATCGAGGTAAACGAGTCTATCGAACTTGGCCTGGAACGGACGGCAAAAGCCATGAACCTTCACAGTCTCGACGATATCCAGGTACTTGATTATGCACGCCACCCGCTGGTGGCAATCACCCACCGGCTGGTCAAGCGGTCCTGA